Below is a window of Arabidopsis thaliana chromosome 2, partial sequence DNA.
tcatacctctttgttgttttttcttgaaacGCCGGAACAAAGCTAAAGCCGTCAAAAGAACGACGATGATTCCTACGACTACTAATGGAATGATGTATccattcttgttcttcttctttgtgtttgAACAGGAATCAGAGAGACAAAGGTCCGGATTTCTACCAAATCTATAAAGTTACAATGTAGACATGTTAGGAATGAATCTTGTCAAAGCGCATTGCGGAATTATCGGTTCTAAATCACATTCAAAGAGGAAgaactaaactaaaattaataaaaggtAGCTTTTACGAGTCGCAAACCTTAAGGAAAGAGATCCATTCTTTGATCTTTCATGCAATCTTTGTGGAACTATGCCCGTTAACTTGTTTCCTTCAACGTTTCTGCATATACGAATCCACATCAACTCGTAAATTCAAAGATATCTTTTGCTTCACTGATCAAGTGAAATATTTGCTCTAGTTGATATGACTCACAATTCGGTCAAGTTTGGTAAGTTAGCGAGGAAAGCAGGTATTTCTCCTGTTAAAGTATTACCGGATAAATCTCTGTAATGAAAAATGATTGTGTTAGTAAGGAACTCTGTGTATCACAGAGTGTCAGTGATtattacatgaaaaaaaatacCGACAATTTTCTTATAGATGTAAGGTTGGAGAAGGCTGGATCTATCTGGCCTCTTAATTCACTAAAAGATATATTTCTGCCAAATAGAGATGTTtaggacaaaacaaaaacagagcaaaacagagCACAACAGAACAAAGCAGAGTAAAACAGAACAGATATCTATAAATTTAAACACTAACTTACAGTGAAACGACTCTAGGATTAGTAGTGTTATCACTTTGGATACAGTCAATACCTTCCCAAGAATAATCTACGGGAACACAAGGATCTCCTTGCCAGTTCTTCTTCACTCTATACGTGGCTTTAATCTTCCTCATGGCATCAACTATAAGAGCATATAAACGAAATCAGACATAACCGAAAAAAACTTCGGAGGAAGTTTGTACCATATAAAAAAAGCCTTAATTACCATCCTGTGGATGAGTTGGGATCTGAAGGAACTCATTGACTTGATAGACCTCAAGGGCGTTAATGATCGGTGGAAGTACAAATTCACCAGgtggttgaagaagagagaagttaATGGTAATTCCGCTCACGGGATCCGGTGTAACGAATGTGTCGGTAAGCAAGTACCGAAGCTTAAACGAAGGAGAGATTACATCCTCATTTAGCCAGATGCTGAATTCTCTCGTCTGGTTGCTTTTCAGTACTTCAATTTCAGCAAAGTGCATGTATACATAAAACTTTGCGTTAGGGTCGGGCGGTCTGAAACTAAGCGTTAGGTAGAGGCTCTCGTTTCGCGCTGTTTCTGCAGTGCTCATGACAGTAGAAGCCGGTTGGTAGCCATTGTTAAGAAATTGATCGACAGTGAGAGATGTATTTAATATCTTGTATTCTGAACTCACTATACGCGGTGTCCATATACGGTCATATATGTCATCTTTGTACCTACACAAATGTGTATGAGaaactgcaaaaacaaaaaagtttccTTGTAAAATAATCAAAGTTTCTTGTTAAGGCTCACCTCGATGGAAGTTTTCCCGTTTTGCTGTAATCTAATCTCCGAAGGAGGGTAAGTGCATCGTAAGGAGTCTCATAAGTAGTGTTCAACAAGAGCCGTATCTCCAAGACAGACAAAAATGGAGTTCCTGCGTTCTTATCAACAACACACACTTGAACATTGTCTAAAAGTGGAATGGTGATTATCTCTTTGTTGAGTATAGTTGTTGCATCGTCGAGTTTAACAGAGTCCCAAAAGTTTACTCCTAGATAGAGATCGAACTCGGGTACTCTTCCAAGATCATCATAGTTCCCGTACATGAAACGAGTTCTGATTAGATACTTAAAACCTTTGCCTCTCGGCGTCGGAACATCGTAACAGCTTCTCTTGCTTTGAGGGAAACTTCTCACGTTCAACAAGTGTCTATCAAAACCACTTGATTGAAACTGAGCTGCAATTCTCTTTGTTGTTCCTGAATCAACAAACGCCGAATCCGAAACATACTTTATACCTGTAGTCTCATCGTTGTAGCTAGAATCATCCGGTATCCCGCAATCTATACTTATGAAACCTGTAACACTCAGAGAatgagagaaaagaagatacGATTGATGTATGGAAGCTTGGTTTGCTTCAAGATAAATACTAAGGGAGAGTAGTTTTCTGGGAAAATTGTATGCAAATTCTTAACTAAACGATGCACTTGATGTAAAAACGTATTTTAGCATCTGAATATTAAACAAAGCCAAGACTGTTTTAAATTACCAGATTGATCTTGAGCATGAACAAGAAAGAACAGAAGAGCAAAGCTTGTGAATAAAATCGATGAAAGAGATTTTAACATCGCCATTTACTTAATTGAGCTGCTTTCTCTGGGCTAGAGCAATGAGCAActgttttataattaaaaaaaaaaaaacatttggtcAATAAGATGTTGATAGTCAACCAACCATCTTCTAAGGTTATTAGTGTTACGCAACTTTAAGAATGTTCGGACCAGGACGTAATATATGTCAACGCTTACTCTCATTAACATTATTTCTACTTATTGCATATTTGCATGGTTTTTCCTTGGCAAATGATTACCTTTAATTCTCtgcaaaatttaattaaaagtatATTTGAGTCTAATAAAGCGAATGAAACTATATGCATAAAAAAACGAGActtaaaatctatttttaactattattTACAAcgttgccaaaaaaaaaaactagtatttttcaaatgtttgACAAGAAAAGGTTCATTTTAATAAATGGTCAAAACACATCTAATTTCCTTTTGAGTTTATTACTATATATGCTATAACACCACATCACAAATGTAAAGAGACCAACACTGATATAAAAAATCTCACAACTCCCAAtagtttgtatatttttttaggAATCAGTTGAATATCAATGTGTTACggtgaatttttttatttaatatagtCAAGGTACTTGACAATAATTTGCAAAACCACATTGGTAGGTGACCGGACACGTTTAGATCTTTTTATTAGTCAtcactttcaagtttcaacgatgtgtttttcttttaaaacccgATGATCCGCTTTCAACGATACAATATgttcttttaataatatatatattggtcaACTAGTAATTAagtcaataatttttttatttttttttgtcgacttCTAAGTCaatgaatatatattcttaGTTTCATTGCCATccacaaaataatcaaagagatatatattcttcagatatttatttaacaaaagagACTATTCTGATATTAATGTATGATCATACAATTTTGgactccttttctttttttgtttctgaattcGGTTTATGAAGATTACTTTAGAATACTAGCTTCGTAAGACAGGTCTAGAAGGTAAATCTTTCCAACCTGCAATCACTAACCAAATAGTTGTCATTTCGTTTAGATCAAAGATCGACTTTTAGTTGGATATCAAATTTGGTCACTATGTAATATTGGAATTCACATGGCGAATACAGTCATACAGATTGAGGTATGATCCTAAGGTCGAATGACCGAAAGAAAATGCAATAACTAGGAATACTGCCCTAATAAGCGTCCCTAATACTTTTCAACatatcaaatcttcttcttttttttgttgttgataaaaaggcgtttaatttaaattagaaTAACTAATACCTTGCTATGACTTTTTATGGTCAAACAGTTTTAAGGAAGTAATTTGGAGGAGGACTTGACGATAAAAAGATATTcttaaaccttttttctttccaaattaCTTTCTCAAAATTGTTTGACCATAAAAAGTTTTGGAGATAACCAACCAAAATTATACATAGCTGcgaggaagaggaagtgaggaaaaaaaataaaaatagctTACAGGAGATAACTAATTAGTGTTTCCACGACTACCGCGGCTTCTACAACCACAACGTCCACAATAACTCACATTAATCCATATATTATGAACCCTTGGAAACGGTTTTGTACCGGTCTATCTCGCAAAGTCTTATGAGTAGATGAGTCATATCAGATTCTGCTCAGAGATTGGAACTGAGTATCCTTGCTCCAACATTTCGAATCTTTCAAACAGTTTCCAAATTTTTTGGACGgattggatttttttgttgatttggtaAACGTTGATGTGATCTTCTGGTCCGATAATTCTAACAAAGGTGCATGAACCTCATCTGAAAAGATGCTTAGTtgacaaataatataaatcaaaaGTCTCATATTGACCATATGATTTATATAAGTCGGTATGCATGCatgtataatttaaaatatataagttaatGCAAAAAGTTAAAGCTCTCcctttgtgaaaaaaaaatccaagaaaaagatGCTTAATTGAAAAGTAgtctgaaaaaaatattataattatacaaaactaAATTCTTGAATAGACGATACGGTTTATGTAAACCGACATGATTATATACATGGTTGATGaaaaaagtgttttcttaCGTGAGATTAGTGCCTTTTGCTCTTACCAAACTTCTCATTACCCGGGTCTGCAAGccaaacatacaaaaaaaaaaaaaaaatctcattacGTTATCATTAGAGCAGaaaaatccattaaaaacAGTCTAATAATTAAGATTTACTTAGTAGTAATCTGATCAGAACTTGTATGGTCTCAGAAATCACCACCCGATTTCGATCTCTATCTAAGGGAGTCAGGGTTAATCTATATAATCCAAGTATTCTTGAAATTCATCAACGTATTAGTTATGTCTCCACAGAGATTATACACACTCCTTTTGGACCAGTTTCATTTGTGTCTtgttggtaaaaaaaaacacagagaaatttctactcttcttttttttttttcttttttttttttttctcttgaagAGAAAAACTTCTACTCTCATAAGGTATAGAAGAACAAGAACCGAATCTATACGATATATTTTGGTCCCATGATCCTGTATAACGCTTCCTCTTCGATATCGCACCTCCTCTAGCGTTCGCAGTGCATCTGgaaattacaagaaaaagaagaagaaaaagaatttagggtttagtttaagaaaataaaacctaaaccctagaGATCATAAACCCtgaaattttaattgaaaggagaagaagaaaaataggaAACTCACCTCGCTTGAACAATGAAGTTCACTGTCAGGGATTCGGGGAACAATGACGGCGGAGTTTTGCGACAATGTATGTTCGACAGCGATTTCTCATTGTCTCCAATTCTCTAATTTAAAAGTTaggtccaaaaaaaaaaaaaagttaggtCAAATTGGtatctttaagttttttttaacacttttCGATTTGTAAAtgtaatttcaaatttttttaaaaaacgaTATTAAGACTTGAAATTACATATATGACCAATTTATGTAATTTCTTATTTCTAAATATCCAAGAAGTGAGGTATATAAATTGCGTGAAGtggagaaaccctaaatcgcGCCCATGATCCACTCGCTTccgaagagaagatgaaaaggGATAAGGTTGAGCGTAAGATTCCCGGGTCCGAGGATATGAAAATACTGAAGAACTGTTTTGTATATATCGTacctaattgttttttttttttaaatcgcTTCCGAATATTTAAGCTAATAACTTCCGTGGTTGTCCGTACATTTTCGCCAAAAGTCATCCGCACAATCAGCCCCTAAGTTCGGaagagaagatggagaaggaaagtaagaagaaaattaagaaactcGCTTCCCGAGAGAAGGTGGAGGTGGTTAAGCGTTTGTTTAGACTTgaagatattaaaataaatcgCGTGGTTTGGAAAAGCAGTGTAATAAATATTCTTTCTATCTACTGTACCTAACTGTCGTTTGTCAAATCGCTTCCTAATATTTGAGCTAATAACTAACGTGTCTTACTTAGGACATGGTAATTCGCCGAGGTCTTACGTTCGTTTTCGCCagagatctttttttttttttttttttttttcgttttcgcCAGAGATCATCTGCACAATCCTCGTCGTGTCAGAGTCCTCCTCTATGCTAAGTCGGGCTTCATCGTTACAATTTTGTCAAggtaaatattaattttcttattttctttcttattaattaGCCATCTATTTACTTTAAtcgatttctttcttttttttttttatcaataaattacTCAATTTTAGGGGAAAGACTTGAAGGTCAGTAGCATATCTACATACTTCACGTCCCCCGGTACCGCATAACTTTCGATGCCAAGGATCCTCGAGAGACCAGTGGTTCCCTTCAAACTTTTCATACTCATGTTAATGAAAGAAGTTATGGCAGCTTCCTTTTGACGTGCACTATTGCTTGTCCTTTAGGTAAAGTTTTGCATAATTATAGTGTACAAAACCAACAACTTATCAATATTCGATTTACTCTTTGTATAGGTGAACCTTTTAGAGGTGGTGAAACCAAAAGAACCATGTTGGTTTCTCTCATACCTGAGTTGCCGCTAGAGAATCCTTTCCAAGATGCTACAGACCGATTTTACGTGGTAAAATCCTTGATTTTAAGACCGTTTGGATCTTTGCTTATTACCGATCAACaacatatttatgttttttttcttttggcgcTGAAAAAATCAgtggttaaaaaaaatgactGGTTTCGTTTGTACTTGGAACTTGCAGTTGCCACGACTAATAGGCACCGTATCAAATATGGTGTGGCCAATTAAGATTTTGAGAGTGGCTATGGAAACTACACAAGACCTTGGCGCCTGTGATGCAACTTTCTACGTTAGGTACACAGACTCATGCCAGGCTCGGACTGGTGAGGATGCCGATCGCGTTGCTATAGTCAGAAGAATCTGGGATGAGCAGTTTGATGTCTTCAAAATCGTGGGTCGTACTGAGAGCTATAGATCATTAGGGAATGGTGAATCCACCACGTCCCGGGAGACAGTTGTGCATTGCTCGAAGGACATAGATTCGATGGAACAATCTGACATGCATGATGGTTTCGACGGATATGTTGGGTTGTACTCAGAGCTGACAAACCTTGGAAGCTGGCTCGTTGTCATCCATTTGAATATGTTGATTAGAATAGTAAACCCCATCGCTTGTTGACCAAGTTATTTGGTGGCTTAGGATTGTTGCGTGGATTGCTTTGGTGAAACTTTGTGTAGTTTTAAGTGTGTTGTTCTGCTTGAATACTTTAACATTGGTCGACTAAGTTATTTTGTGTGTTGGGATTGTTAAGTGGATTCCTTATGTGCAATTTTTTGAGCTTTCTAAATGTGTTCTGcttaaatactaaataaaCGTAGGGAAGGATTTGGAGACATTATTCTTGCTTTCAGAATGCAATCAAAGACACaaagattgatttttaatttataaggAGAGGATCACGTATACTAGAAGCTCTGAAGTGTGAAATGTTACCCCTTTCTCTGAAAAGATCCAAGACGAAGTTGCCTCCCTGTCGATGATCTCAATGAGTCACCAACATCAGTGGATTCAAGAACATATAAtaactataaatataacttCAAGAAGAAATTACAAGGATAGAAAACAAATGCACCTTCTTGGTGtgttatagaaaatataatgtttagtGTTCATTCCGGTAATGTCAGTTGGTATGACTCAGATCTTAGAAAATGGTACAGAGTTTCGGGATTGAAATATCTGCTTATGTCACATCTTGTTAGCTATCATACCAAATGTGAGGGAGATTGAGTTTTTACATGTTGTGGTTACTACTGTCCCAATTTCATATCACTTGTTGAGCTGTTATGACCCTTTGAACAAACAAAGGATAAATAATCTCACCTTATCTTGGCTTTGGGGGCAGAACAA
It encodes the following:
- the FRK1 gene encoding FLG22-induced receptor-like kinase 1 (FLG22-induced receptor-like kinase 1 (FRK1); FUNCTIONS IN: kinase activity; INVOLVED IN: defense response to bacterium; LOCATED IN: endomembrane system; EXPRESSED IN: stem, sepal, stamen; EXPRESSED DURING: 4 anthesis; CONTAINS InterPro DOMAIN/s: Protein kinase, ATP binding site (InterPro:IPR017441), Serine/threonine-protein kinase domain (InterPro:IPR002290), Leucine-rich repeat (InterPro:IPR001611), Serine/threonine-protein kinase-like domain (InterPro:IPR017442), Protein kinase-like domain (InterPro:IPR011009), Serine/threonine-protein kinase, active site (InterPro:IPR008271), Protein kinase, catalytic domain (InterPro:IPR000719), Tyrosine-protein kinase, catalytic domain (InterPro:IPR020635); BEST Arabidopsis thaliana protein match is: Leucine-rich repeat transmembrane protein kinase protein (TAIR:AT4G29990.1); Has 158999 Blast hits to 129792 proteins in 4951 species: Archae - 135; Bacteria - 15029; Metazoa - 47296; Fungi - 11032; Plants - 64935; Viruses - 473; Other Eukaryotes - 20099 (source: NCBI BLink).), with amino-acid sequence MAMLKSLSSILFTSFALLFFLVHAQDQSGFISIDCGIPDDSSYNDETTGIKYVSDSAFVDSGTTKRIAAQFQSSGFDRHLLNVRSFPQSKRSCYDVPTPRGKGFKYLIRTRFMYGNYDDLGRVPEFDLYLGVNFWDSVKLDDATTILNKEIITIPLLDNVQVCVVDKNAGTPFLSVLEIRLLLNTTYETPYDALTLLRRLDYSKTGKLPSRYKDDIYDRIWTPRIVSSEYKILNTSLTVDQFLNNGYQPASTVMSTAETARNESLYLTLSFRPPDPNAKFYVYMHFAEIEVLKSNQTREFSIWLNEDVISPSFKLRYLLTDTFVTPDPVSGITINFSLLQPPGEFVLPPIINALEVYQVNEFLQIPTHPQDVDAMRKIKATYRVKKNWQGDPCVPVDYSWEGIDCIQSDNTTNPRVVSLNISFSELRGQIDPAFSNLTSIRKLDLSGNTLTGEIPAFLANLPNLTELNVEGNKLTGIVPQRLHERSKNGSLSLRFGRNPDLCLSDSCSNTKKKNKNGYIIPLVVVGIIVVLLTALALFRRFKKKQQRGTLGERNGPLKTAKRYFKYSEVVNITNNFERVIGKGGFGKVYHGVINGEQVAVKVLSEESAQGYKEFRAEVDLLMRVHHTNLTSLVGYCNEINHMVLIYEYMANENLGDYLAGKRSFILSWEERLKISLDAAQGLEYLHNGCKPPIVHRDVKPTNILLNEKLQAKMADFGLSRSFSVEGSGQISTVVAGSIGYLDPEYYSTRQMNEKSDVYSLGVVLLEVITGQPAIASSKTEKVHISDHVRSILANGDIRGIVDQRLRERYDVGSAWKMSEIALACTEHTSAQRPTMSQVVMELKQIVYGIVTDQENYDDSTKMLTVNLDTEMVPRAR